In Arthrobacter sp. CJ23, the genomic window TGTCCACGCTGTCGTGGCTGTACGTGTGGCTGTTCCGCGGCACCCCGCTGCTGGTGCAGATCGTGCTGTGGGGCTACCTCGGCCTGCTCTACAGCCGGCTCTCGGTGGGCATCCCGCTCACGGACATCGTGTTCTGGTCCGTGGACACGAACGCGATCATCACGGCCTTCGTGGCCGGATTCCTGGCCTTGACCTTCAACGAGGCCGCGTATTCCTCGGAGATCGTGCGGGCCGGAATGCTCTCCGTGGATGAAGGCCAGCGCGAGGCCGCCTACTCACTGGGGATGTCCCCGCTGTTCACGTTCAACCGGATCCTGCTGCCGCAGGCCATGCGGGTCATTATTCCCCCGATGGGCAACGAGCTCATCTCCATGCTGAAGAACACCTCGCTGCTCTCGGTGATCGCAGTCCTTGAGCTCTACACTCAGGCGTCGCTCATTTCCTCGCAGAACCTCCGGCAGGTCGAACTGCTGGTGGTGGTGAGTATCTGGTACCTGTTCATGACGAGCCTGCTGTCCATCCCGCAGTACTACTTGGAGCGCCGCTTCGGCCGCGGAGCCAGCAGAACGCTGCCCCCCACGCCGCTGCAGCGCGTCCGGAGATTCCTTGCCGACCGCACGTCCCAACCCACACCGGTCCCCGTCGGGACCACGGAGGTGAATGTTCCGTGACAACAACCCCATCCGCAGACGCGCAGGCCGCACTCTCACCGGAGGCGGCAACGAAGCCGCTGGTGAGAATCCAGAATGTGCGCAAGAGCTTCGGCAGCCACGAGGTCCTCAAGGACATCACGCTGAATGTCAACGCCGGCGAGGTCACGTGCCTGCTGGGCCCGTCCGGCTCCGGCAAGTCCACGCTGCTGCGCTGCGTTAACCACCTGGA contains:
- a CDS encoding amino acid ABC transporter permease; this encodes MSLPTQQSVAPHAHVSGPEGPAGDIKAVPLRRPWRVVSAVVLLFVVALFIESLVTNKNIEYPVIGRYLLDTHILAGVGLTLLLTVLSMLVSTLLAIVIAAMRLSTNPVLSTLSWLYVWLFRGTPLLVQIVLWGYLGLLYSRLSVGIPLTDIVFWSVDTNAIITAFVAGFLALTFNEAAYSSEIVRAGMLSVDEGQREAAYSLGMSPLFTFNRILLPQAMRVIIPPMGNELISMLKNTSLLSVIAVLELYTQASLISSQNLRQVELLVVVSIWYLFMTSLLSIPQYYLERRFGRGASRTLPPTPLQRVRRFLADRTSQPTPVPVGTTEVNVP